A DNA window from Streptomyces parvus contains the following coding sequences:
- a CDS encoding helicase-related protein: protein MDPRQELVSYLHRRLVGPASGESELLDAPPDREYLMGTLYPQEADLQRQLDLAAEELDGTGTEGGAEDTAPAADPVPESNSWLPSSLGLSFYTDATTVDIRCAGARYRTLAATGGRGRRWERVPLPEETHALGPDRDHVPVLDGRAEIRIRRRAFGSGQLVTVALVNTAHHEQALGKAAQWDRMLFQVELEAWPADGDVLPYPSVRLASRDPEEQELRLQYRHVRTHAVGHGCAVEERYASHDERGERAVVAVKAAVMPEAEVSAVRAAGFTGSPVLNVLHLADPAVPLAQLHEELAEFAADYRAWYVGQLNTEVPAWGREAAARVLARINAAVTRIESGVRTLCDPARPELLHAFRTANRAMALQMRHSARDQAGERRARREAVLLDPEPSPDAVWRPFQLAFFLLALDGVANPRHRDRATADLIWFPTGGGKTEAYLLLAAFTMVLRRGEEGGGGTAVLSRYTLSLLTTQQFQRAATTICALETLRRADPAPYGDEPFSIGLWVGEATSPNSYENARAVFGDVRGAARPDDVFILDRCPWCGTRIMPAHKSPDIGDYGVRATADSFTFYCPREECAFHDALPVAVVDEQLYDRPPTFVLGTVDKFARLAWEPRSGRLFGAGTANLPPSLVIQDELHLLTGPLGTTVGLYEAAVLGLCTTRDGIGAKVVASTATIRRSGEQIRALYGSGAQLFPPAGLDARHSYFAEPDTSRPGRRYLGVMAQGHTAGRAAVATAAAMLQGAYELPEEHRDAYWTLVAYHHSLRELGRTVTAAADDIPAQLTGLDSGSGIRALADHQVQELTSNLPRAEQPVLLDRLEKPWSDAQSVSFLPCTNMLSVGIDVKRLALMLMQGQPKTTAEYIQATSRVGRHTVPGLVVTFFNATRPRDRSHYETFDVYHRSLYRHVEPTSVTPWSVPSRRRALHAALVILVRHRLGLAAENQAGHILDRLPEVEALGGQLAERAAAGEPYAADAVRKEVAELLADWEDAAREARKDGRELYYRSQGKGQSNLIKSFEQRYGLWETPNSMRNVDRECQVMVKGADL, encoded by the coding sequence ATGGATCCCAGACAGGAACTCGTCTCGTACCTGCACCGCCGACTCGTCGGTCCTGCCTCCGGCGAAAGCGAGCTGCTCGACGCGCCGCCCGACCGTGAGTACCTGATGGGAACTCTGTATCCGCAGGAGGCCGATCTGCAGAGGCAGTTGGACCTCGCAGCGGAGGAGCTCGACGGCACCGGCACGGAGGGCGGTGCCGAGGACACGGCGCCCGCGGCGGACCCTGTGCCCGAGTCCAACTCCTGGCTGCCGTCCTCGCTCGGCCTCAGCTTCTACACCGACGCCACGACCGTCGACATCCGCTGTGCCGGAGCCCGCTACAGGACTCTCGCCGCCACCGGGGGGCGGGGCCGCCGCTGGGAACGCGTCCCGCTGCCCGAGGAGACCCACGCGCTCGGACCCGACCGGGACCACGTCCCCGTGCTCGACGGACGTGCCGAGATCCGCATCCGCAGGCGCGCCTTCGGCTCCGGACAGCTCGTCACCGTTGCTCTGGTCAACACCGCCCACCACGAACAGGCGCTCGGTAAGGCCGCGCAATGGGACCGGATGCTCTTCCAGGTCGAACTGGAAGCGTGGCCCGCGGACGGCGATGTGCTGCCCTACCCGAGCGTGCGACTGGCCAGCCGTGACCCGGAGGAACAGGAACTGCGTCTGCAGTACCGGCACGTCCGCACACACGCCGTCGGACACGGCTGCGCGGTCGAGGAGCGATATGCCTCGCACGACGAGCGTGGCGAACGGGCGGTAGTGGCTGTCAAGGCCGCCGTCATGCCTGAGGCCGAGGTCAGCGCCGTCCGCGCGGCCGGCTTCACCGGATCGCCCGTGCTGAACGTGCTCCACCTCGCCGACCCCGCCGTGCCCCTCGCCCAACTTCACGAGGAGTTGGCGGAGTTCGCCGCCGACTACCGAGCCTGGTACGTGGGACAGCTGAACACCGAGGTCCCCGCCTGGGGCCGAGAAGCCGCCGCCCGCGTCCTGGCCCGCATCAACGCCGCCGTCACCCGGATCGAGTCCGGCGTCCGAACCCTCTGCGATCCGGCGCGGCCCGAGCTGCTGCACGCCTTCCGTACCGCGAACCGCGCGATGGCCCTCCAGATGCGGCACTCCGCCCGCGATCAGGCAGGTGAACGCCGCGCCCGCCGTGAAGCGGTGCTCCTCGACCCGGAGCCGAGCCCGGATGCCGTATGGCGGCCTTTCCAGCTAGCGTTCTTCCTGCTCGCCCTGGACGGCGTGGCCAACCCCCGGCACCGAGACCGGGCGACGGCCGACCTGATCTGGTTCCCGACCGGTGGCGGAAAGACGGAGGCCTACCTCCTGCTGGCCGCGTTCACCATGGTGCTCCGCCGGGGCGAGGAGGGCGGTGGGGGCACCGCGGTGCTGAGCCGCTACACCCTGAGCCTGCTCACCACCCAGCAGTTCCAACGCGCGGCCACCACCATCTGCGCTCTGGAGACGCTGCGCCGCGCCGACCCGGCACCCTACGGGGACGAGCCGTTCTCCATCGGCCTGTGGGTGGGCGAGGCCACCTCCCCGAACTCGTACGAGAACGCACGCGCGGTCTTCGGCGACGTGCGCGGTGCCGCCCGGCCCGACGACGTCTTCATCCTCGACCGCTGCCCGTGGTGCGGCACACGCATCATGCCCGCCCACAAGTCGCCCGACATCGGGGACTACGGAGTACGCGCCACCGCCGACTCGTTCACCTTCTACTGCCCGCGCGAGGAGTGCGCCTTCCACGACGCGCTGCCCGTCGCCGTCGTCGACGAGCAGCTGTACGACCGGCCGCCCACCTTCGTCCTGGGCACCGTGGACAAGTTCGCCCGGCTCGCATGGGAACCGCGCTCGGGACGGCTGTTCGGCGCGGGAACCGCGAACCTGCCGCCGTCCCTCGTCATCCAGGACGAGCTGCACCTGCTCACCGGACCGCTCGGCACCACCGTCGGCCTGTACGAGGCGGCGGTGCTCGGGCTGTGCACCACCCGCGACGGCATCGGAGCCAAGGTCGTGGCGTCCACCGCGACGATTCGCCGCTCCGGCGAGCAGATCCGGGCCCTGTACGGCAGCGGCGCCCAGCTCTTCCCGCCCGCCGGACTCGACGCCCGGCACTCCTACTTCGCCGAACCCGACACGTCCCGGCCCGGCCGCCGCTACCTCGGCGTCATGGCCCAGGGACACACGGCGGGTCGCGCCGCCGTCGCCACCGCCGCCGCGATGCTCCAGGGCGCCTACGAACTCCCGGAGGAACACCGAGACGCCTACTGGACGCTGGTCGCCTACCACCACAGCCTCCGCGAACTCGGCCGTACGGTGACCGCCGCGGCCGATGACATCCCCGCACAGCTCACAGGGCTGGATTCAGGGTCGGGAATCCGGGCACTGGCGGACCACCAGGTGCAGGAACTCACCAGCAACCTGCCACGCGCCGAACAGCCCGTCCTCCTCGACCGGCTCGAAAAGCCCTGGTCCGACGCTCAGTCGGTGTCGTTCCTGCCCTGCACCAACATGCTGTCCGTCGGCATTGATGTGAAGCGGCTCGCGCTGATGCTCATGCAGGGTCAGCCCAAGACCACGGCCGAATACATCCAGGCCACGAGCCGGGTCGGCCGGCACACCGTGCCCGGTCTCGTCGTCACCTTCTTCAACGCCACCCGCCCCAGAGACCGTTCGCACTACGAGACCTTCGACGTGTACCACCGCTCCCTCTACCGGCACGTCGAACCGACGAGCGTCACCCCCTGGTCCGTGCCCTCACGCCGGCGCGCCCTGCACGCCGCGCTGGTCATCCTCGTACGCCACCGCCTCGGCCTTGCCGCCGAGAACCAGGCCGGGCACATCCTCGACCGGCTGCCCGAAGTGGAAGCCCTCGGCGGTCAGCTGGCGGAACGGGCCGCCGCCGGTGAACCGTATGCCGCCGACGCCGTGCGCAAGGAGGTCGCGGAACTCCTCGCCGACTGGGAGGACGCCGCGCGCGAGGCCCGCAAGGACGGCCGCGAGCTGTACTACCGCAGCCAGGGCAAGGGACAGTCCAATCTGATCAAGAGCTTCGAACAACGCTACGGCCTGTGGGAGACACCGAACTCCATGCGCAACGTCGACCGGGAATGCCAGGTGATGGTGAAGGGGGCCGACCTGTGA
- the drmB gene encoding DUF1998 domain-containing protein, with the protein MSRTLRVRQSQTVLPFGVGAVFDIQGESFVATGIGDWPQKARQRVESPRLAARLGVTGFYAAPPTANDRFDTPDAPGAPYIRFPSWLFCGACRRMQRWRIADEKPGQPPRCPSCSPGRTLAPMRFVQICAAGHLGDVDWWFWAHSRREAGERRQCGEREKLRFLVSERASGLEALSVTCTAKGCGASRDLLDILGTHGMRCSGRNPWQRANEATECVMPVQIVQRTAGNLYYPVVHSALDIPESDAPASYGDEERAGRVREHDLWVSLCRVAGTPRADVFRTMIQEDTGAEDRLLDALLAEETGQPLPVTSSDPATAPARPDLSREEWVAFTAPAPPATRDFALRGTTLGLGQETAEPWAGLHRRIGRIVLADRLREVRALSGFSRVSPDASLVPADTARRLKWLPAVEVFGEGVLLTLDQDELTSWEGAPEVRRRVAGMRADLDRSFQKERLQALTGEELSPRFVLLHTLAHLLIRQLSFESGYTTASLRERVYARPEQNQYGILVYTAAGDAAGTLGGLVQQGEPPRLAETLLRMTEAAAWCSADPLCAEHTGQGFGNLNRAACHACALLPETSCETGNTLLDRALVVGGEQVPGYLEAIVTTARNAAVDALEEM; encoded by the coding sequence GTGAGCCGCACACTCCGTGTACGCCAGTCGCAGACCGTTCTGCCGTTCGGCGTCGGGGCCGTCTTCGACATCCAGGGCGAGTCGTTCGTCGCCACGGGCATCGGCGACTGGCCGCAGAAGGCCAGACAGCGCGTCGAGTCGCCCCGGCTCGCGGCCCGTCTCGGCGTCACCGGTTTCTACGCTGCGCCCCCCACGGCCAACGACCGCTTCGACACCCCCGACGCTCCCGGAGCCCCCTACATCCGCTTCCCGTCCTGGCTGTTCTGCGGGGCCTGCCGCCGTATGCAGCGGTGGCGCATCGCCGATGAGAAGCCGGGGCAGCCGCCCCGCTGCCCGTCCTGCTCACCCGGCCGGACCCTCGCCCCCATGCGGTTCGTCCAGATCTGCGCGGCCGGTCACCTCGGCGACGTCGACTGGTGGTTCTGGGCACACTCGCGGCGAGAAGCAGGCGAACGGCGGCAGTGCGGCGAACGTGAGAAGCTCCGCTTCCTCGTGTCCGAGCGCGCCTCCGGCCTCGAAGCGCTCTCCGTCACGTGCACGGCCAAGGGGTGCGGGGCCTCCCGCGACCTGCTCGACATCCTCGGCACGCACGGCATGCGCTGTTCGGGACGTAACCCCTGGCAGCGGGCCAACGAAGCCACAGAGTGCGTCATGCCCGTACAGATCGTGCAGCGCACAGCGGGCAACCTGTACTACCCGGTGGTGCACTCGGCGCTCGACATCCCCGAGTCGGACGCGCCTGCCTCGTACGGAGACGAGGAACGCGCCGGACGCGTACGCGAGCACGACCTGTGGGTGTCGCTCTGCCGGGTCGCCGGCACCCCGCGCGCCGACGTCTTCCGCACGATGATCCAGGAGGACACCGGCGCCGAGGACCGGCTTCTCGACGCCCTGCTCGCCGAGGAGACGGGGCAGCCCCTGCCCGTCACATCGTCCGACCCGGCAACGGCGCCCGCCCGCCCCGACCTCAGTCGCGAGGAGTGGGTCGCCTTCACCGCACCGGCCCCGCCCGCCACCCGGGACTTCGCACTGCGCGGGACCACCCTCGGACTCGGACAGGAGACCGCCGAACCCTGGGCCGGCCTGCACCGCCGCATCGGCCGGATCGTGCTCGCCGACCGATTGCGCGAGGTGCGCGCACTGTCCGGCTTCAGCCGCGTCTCCCCGGACGCGTCCCTCGTCCCCGCCGACACCGCCCGGCGCCTGAAATGGCTCCCTGCCGTCGAAGTCTTCGGCGAGGGCGTCCTCCTCACCCTCGACCAGGACGAACTCACCTCCTGGGAAGGCGCCCCAGAGGTGCGCCGGCGGGTCGCGGGCATGCGCGCCGACCTCGACCGGTCCTTTCAGAAGGAACGGCTCCAAGCCCTGACCGGGGAAGAGCTCTCCCCGCGTTTCGTCCTGCTGCACACACTGGCCCACCTGCTGATCCGCCAGCTGTCCTTCGAATCCGGCTACACGACTGCCAGCCTGCGCGAACGCGTGTACGCACGCCCCGAGCAGAACCAGTACGGCATCCTCGTCTACACCGCCGCGGGCGACGCCGCAGGTACCCTCGGCGGGCTCGTGCAGCAGGGCGAGCCGCCGCGTCTCGCCGAGACCCTGCTGCGGATGACCGAAGCAGCCGCCTGGTGCTCCGCCGACCCCCTGTGCGCCGAACACACCGGCCAGGGCTTCGGCAACCTCAATCGCGCGGCTTGCCATGCCTGCGCCCTGCTGCCCGAGACGAGCTGCGAGACCGGCAACACCCTTCTCGACCGCGCTCTCGTCGTCGGCGGCGAACAGGTGCCCGGCTATCTGGAGGCGATCGTCACGACCGCCCGGAACGCCGCGGTGGACGCCCTGGAGGAGATGTGA